The sequence gagtctcccGCCgtattctatcactacatgggcggaGATGAAAAGGCTATTCCTGGAGCACTTTTTCCCTCCTACCAAGACGAACGCGCTAAAGAAGGAGATCAGTGGTGCAAAGCAGGAGTATGATGAATCGTTAAGCGCCTACTGGACCAGATTTAGGATATTGGTGGATAGTTGTCCAAACCACAAGTTTTCTGAGGGTGACTTGTTGCAGTATTTCTACCAAGGGATGACCGTTGACACTAAGAATTTGGTTAACTCAGCAAGTGGAGGGGGATTTTCCCAAAACTCGGTGAGTGAAGCCAAAAGattaattcaacacttggtggaagcTACGAGGGAATATGAGGAGCCGCGCATCCAACTGCTCAAAAAGGCTGCTCAAGCTAGTTCATCAGATTTTAAGGAGAAGTTAGAAGCAAGGATGGGGAAATTGGAGAGAATGTTGAGTACTGTGGTGGAGAAGGTTGCAACCGCTGGACAACCGACAGAAAAGCCATGTGGAGCATTCGGTAATTCAGGCCACACGAGTTTGCAATGCACAGGGGGTGAGGAAGAGTATCAAGCCCATGCAAATTCTTCCCACAATTTTTATAGCTGTGACGCGCCACTGCCCtatttgcccaaacgggaccagtacgcgaacaatcacaatgctccatggagaaaccatcccAATTTCCGATGGAGAGATCCTGAGCCGAAGCAACCACCAACGatgcagcagccacagcagcaaaactaccgtcctccacatcaaaggacggggtatcaagctccacaagctcagcaacatcctcccgagaagcaaggcaagtcacttgaggagatgatggcggatttgattggcaaccagcaatttctgcaaaataatGTGCAACAGCTTCAACAATCTCAAGCCGAGAAGAAGGTGCAAATCGAAGGACTATCCCGTCAGATGTCTCAGCTCGCCACATCCATGAATCAGCTTAAGGGAAATAATGGGACTTTGCCATCTCAAGTTCATGTGAATCCCAAGGAGAATGTCAACAAGATCACCCTGAGGAGCGGTACAGAGTTGGACGGGCTGACACCCCAGAACTCTCAAGATGGACCGCATGTAGATTCTGGAGTCGAATTTCGTGTGGAGGAATTCGAGCGTTCTGTTGACACGACGGATCCAGTCATTCAGCAGACAGAACAGtcccgtttggccaaacagaacaAGGGGCCGACAGCTGAGCAGAAGGGGAAAGGAGCAGAACTTGAATCCAACGAAGAGGAGCAGACTAAGGTCTCTAAACCTTTGAGCTTACATGATCCCAAGGTTGCAACATCAGTCCCCTTTCCAGGAAGATTGGCGAGGAAGAAGCCGGAAGAGGAACTCATTGATTTTGTGAAGATTTTTGGCAAACTTGAAGTGAATCTTCCATTCTTGCAAGCGTTGAAAATCCCTCCCTTTGGGAAATTTGTGAAAGACTTTATAGCTGGAAAGTCCAAGGCAactggaaagattgtgatgggcgagaacgtcTCAGCTGCACTCAAGAAGGAGTTACCAGCCAAGTGCAAGGATCCTGGTATGTTTTCTCTTCCCATTTACATTGGTGATACTAGGatcgagcatgctatgtgtgacttAGGAGCGTCTATCAATGTTATGCCTCTCACTATTTATAATAGATTGTCGGGTGTAGAATTGGTAGACACTAGAGTAGTCATTCAGTTAGCCGATAGGTCTTGTGTTTATCCCGAGGGTTTGCTTGAGAATGTGCTTGTAAGtgtgaataattttgtttatcctgctgattTCTATGTGGTGAGGATGAGTGGAGTGCAATCTAAGGGTTCAACGGGAGTCCTTTTAGGTCGTCCGTTCCTAAGAACTGCGAAGTCAATCATAGATGTTAGTAATGGCACGATTTGTCTGGATTATCATGGGGAGAAATACACTTTTAGTATGGATGATGCCATgaaaatgaaggaatattaaactgaaataacgttccgtttgcccgatgatcgtttcttggaatattattaatttatcatacaacgattaatccctaacatgctcttatgaatttaacagctgcacgttggagctcagaaatacctgaagaattcagaagaattcgcagattcgcatctgaacagaccagtcagcttcaagccttcgtttgaagcctcaaacgtcctcaaatcgtatttcgcccagaaatacgacttcttcgtcttcgagagagctttccgtggccgcctgattcgtctgaatcggagttctgtggaggaagttatggccgttttacggagactgccagaacttggtttcctgcgaaaaactgactccagctctgatcttctcgactgtatcccgctcagctttcaccgttggatggacaacgatctatgaaagtcccaagagagaaataatccccacacgtttttcttcccctgcgccccacagttctcaaaaccctaatattttatcagtgtgttttcctgagagctgacagctgtatttaaataaaattaaatacgtgtgggcacaaaATTAGTGTAGGAtgcgtctttctctccttctagggctaggagacattgggccagtctagggaccagatacaaggaataaagatgggcctcaaataaattaatttatctatggtcagcccagaccataattaatttataaatatcagttcattccactagagaaccgatactgacttgcccctttattgtcggtgatgagtcgggggcttgtatttagacttattaaatctccgtatttaaaatatccgacatccattaattaattagagctctgacagcttaaattaattaatctcttaataattccttaagcagtaccactcaaactttattattacgcctgaacttaatcaacctgcagggtttagcgtaataaaccttattgagctccttaaggggatgtcattatcctataccggatacgggtactaatacagataatcaaatatcatatattaaccgctatcacccaagatacagagtactcgagttaatatataactttcacccatagtaagtcaaagtgatatacgaattaatatatatatctgaatacttattagtattaagatttataagtcaccgagatcttgattcttcacttaagtcagatagaagaatacatctcaactgtggtcctatcaatacgtaatgacgtaccagtatagacaagtagccaagacaaactacttccatctatactgcagcctaaaccaataacttgtcctagagttatttcggttgtgatcatattatatctcttaaggttattccaattatatggtcttctgtgatctacaacacaccatataatctacttatatagagataaagaacatacatatgcaatcatgaacacaatcagataggagattagatagtgaacttaggaaacattgtatacaagcataaaacgttcttgctttcagtatacaaatccaacaatctcccacttatactaaagcaaacttttaatatacaatgcgtctatttaccaatcacctacacttctcccacttatacttaaagtttcttaagtgggtggcatcaaactggcatcaatcgcattcccatctttcaatgaccatttgtgataagccttttgtgaaaagatcagtaggtttctccaatatgtgagaatttattctttgagcacataacctcgatttacgaataatcgtataacttggtacttactctccatgtgtttgaccccttgtggttctaggattccttagagtttgcaactgcacttgaggtatcacgaaggtgatgctctcacgcaaactaggaatcactcttagaccctggaggtagtggtcaaaccaaaaggttttacctcccaaggaaaacacatagctcgaggtaattattctttgttccggtcagcctggaaatccgaaatcatataatcctaaaaggaactaaactgtctaactggtaaactatccttattctctagtcagggacttgaaaatataatttaccacagttcagtatccttaactaggactatatatcttacaaccatgctaactgcatagcaaatataagatctcgtacatagtaatccatacatgaagccatctactgcggaaacgtagaatactgccttcatttcctcaaccttaaaaggcatcttaagacatagtctttatagataaaggaacgccatatctaaaaggtagcaatcctttcttggcggtattcatactacaacgagtattctcagtatcaatgtaagacactcgagataagcccaacatccttttctagtgatcccttataaccttgatcacaaagatgtatactatacctccttagtctttcatctgaaactgttcggataaccattactttatgtcttgacaatagctccatattgtcgccaattaggaggatattatctacataaaatgcaagataaaccacatcaccgatgacacgagagcgattgacacgagatgtttctctccctccctcacgtaacctcgatggtttaagtgagctgttatgggtaaaatgatccgaatgttctgagcatggcactggcgaaaatatcatcataacctataccttcacactgggcataacctttcgccaccagtctagctttaaaagctacgaccttgctcattcggacttattattctcttgtatactcacttgcaacctatggctttacggcattctggtagcaagattttcttagtatacaaccatattcttaatggattcctccattgaggcgtgccagaaatctacattctagtcttccactaattccaagtagatatctgggtcgattctcttatattcactaccagggactgaatccaaagattctcccaagaacataaatcgatcaggttgtcccacaaccctcccactacaatggatctgtggtggcacatgtgtgtcaacagtgcgtgcagtgtcctgtggtacaaaactcttgcacacttggcttgggtgatggaatcgcctgtctaatgtcttcaatttcttgaagtacactatctgacttggattagtgattactcccatagtcca comes from Salvia miltiorrhiza cultivar Shanhuang (shh) chromosome 3, IMPLAD_Smil_shh, whole genome shotgun sequence and encodes:
- the LOC131018945 gene encoding uncharacterized protein LOC131018945; the protein is MSRSSKPNLFFDSEIEKTAKKLRKEAKARKLLDLLDSQADPPIRPEQFVEEKPSSVAAEEALFAQTDHDSETESDCEEETDSILVASTESDMADDPSLCDLSSHEADDPPTPIRMPAAATAIEIELRLLNVLPKYYGKKGEDPYNFLSEFIKICKTNALKKEISGAKQEYDESLSAYWTRFRILVDSCPNHKFSEGDLLQYFYQGMTVDTKNLVNSASGGGFSQNSVSEAKRLIQHLVEATREYEEPRIQLLKKAAQASSSDFKEKLEARMGKLERMLSTVVEKLQQSQAEKKVQIEGLSRQMSQLATSMNQLKGNNGTLPSQVHVNPKENVNKITLRSGTELDGLTPQNSQDGPHVDSGVEFRVEEFERSVDTTDPVIQQTEQSRLAKQNKGPTAEQKGKGAELESNEEEQTKVSKPLSLHDPKVATSVPFPGRLARKKPEEELIDFVKIFGKLEVNLPFLQALKIPPFGKFVKDFIAGKSKATGKIVMGENVSAALKKELPAKCKDPGMFSLPIYIGDTRIEHAMCDLGASINVMPLTIYNRLSGVELVDTRVVIQLADRSCVYPEGLLENVLVSVNNFVYPADFYVVRMSGVQSKGSTGVLLGRPFLRTAKSIIDVSNGTICLDYHGEKYTFSMDDAMKMKEY